From Planktothrix serta PCC 8927:
TTAATTGATCGATATATTTTTTTAACTTAGAACGATTGTCCAAACTATCACTCATACTCTTGCACCAAACAAAAAAGATTTTGTGGTCAATTGGATTTAACTATTTGATCCCAATCATCTTTAAAATAACATTTTGAACCCCGTTTTATATTTTGTCAATGGGTATAATCCTTAAAATAGGGTTTATAATTCATCATTTATACATCATTTATGCCTGAATACAGAAAAGTATAAATAATGAATAAACCAAGATTTTTGATGAAATCAATAGTCAGATCTCAGCCTATACTAAAGACAAATATAAAAATTGATCGTAGCTGAGAGTTTGGGATTTATTACTAATGTTGAAAAAGCTCCCTCTAATTTATTTGGGATAAAAATTAACAAGAAATCAGAGAAACTTTGACAACATTCTAGTTATCAATAATAGTACGCCGAAACTCCCTTGTCAACGACAATTACCCAGATCGGAATTAGGTTAAGCAATCCATCACTGATCAACTTATTTAATGGAGAAAAGCATGGAGACTCAGAGCAAAAAACAAAATCGTCCGATTATCATGGCTGTAGCAATTACAGGGTTAATGGCTATCACTAATCCCAGCAAGGAAAGTTATTTAGAACACCTGACCTGGCAATTAAAAGATTCAGCCTGTCAGCAGCAACAGTTGTCCTGCACGACTTTGAAAAATGTGCCCCCCGGAGTGAGTGCTGCAATGCTCAGTAGTTATACTCGCAGACAAAATTTTTTACTCTTTAGCATTTACACCACAGATTTTTATGGTGTACAAGATCAAACCATTGGTTTAGGTGGTTTCTTCTTATGATCTGACAAGGGGGGACTAGAGATCAGAGTCCCCCTAAAGTTTGTTGAAAGGTTAATCCCGATTTGTCCAACATCCATCAGAAATTAAAACCCCTGAGTAAAACTGAACTTTGGTCATGTCCATCAGATAGGCCCAAACTAGACCCAAGGGTTGATGGTTGAGATTGAATATGGGAATTTGTTGTCGCTGATATTCATTTTGTTCAGGAGGACGGTGAGGTTGATAATCTTCCAGTTGATCTAGGTCTAAAAAAATATTAGGGTCGGGAAAGGATAAAATCACCCCCTGGACGATACCCTCCCCTGCTACCATCCCCGGATAACCCAGAGACAGCGCATAAAGTTTTCCGAATGCGATCGCTGGACGTTGGGCTATAACCCGTCCCTGACAATAGCGTTGATAGTTACATTCCCCTGGCTTGAGAGTACCATATACAAACACATCAATCTGATTACTCATGGTTCGGCTGCAATCTCTGGGTTCAAAAGAGATGATTGTACAGGAGTTGGTAAAACTTTTTGTTAACATGATCACTAGCTGCTGATCTCAGGGTTGGCGACGGTGGCGATTATTGGTTTCCTACTTCTGAATTTATTTATGCTAATAGCCATTAATTTAATTGATTTTTCATTTCATTCTTTACCGTTAAGTGCGTTTTTCCCAGAAGTGCAACTGTTTGACAGTCTGTTTTCCACTCAGGGAGTGATGGTGATGCTGTTGGGAGCTTATGCGGTGGCGATGTGGATGTTTTTGACCAGTGCGCCCAAAGTTCATACCATCATGGTTTCTGATTTGAAAGTAG
This genomic window contains:
- a CDS encoding DUF4359 domain-containing protein, which gives rise to METQSKKQNRPIIMAVAITGLMAITNPSKESYLEHLTWQLKDSACQQQQLSCTTLKNVPPGVSAAMLSSYTRRQNFLLFSIYTTDFYGVQDQTIGLGGFFL
- a CDS encoding gamma-glutamylcyclotransferase family protein; translated protein: MSNQIDVFVYGTLKPGECNYQRYCQGRVIAQRPAIAFGKLYALSLGYPGMVAGEGIVQGVILSFPDPNIFLDLDQLEDYQPHRPPEQNEYQRQQIPIFNLNHQPLGLVWAYLMDMTKVQFYSGVLISDGCWTNRD